In the genome of Drosophila kikkawai strain 14028-0561.14 chromosome 2R, DkikHiC1v2, whole genome shotgun sequence, the window ttggcttagttatgaaaGATTTTCAGGAAGCATTATCAAGCTTCGGCATCCCAAAGCTAGTTTTCTGTCTTGTTTATTAATgaatctttaatttaaacagattgttttcattttaaaaatgattttagtTCAATAACATAATTCTAAACTTATTAAAGTTGTGcaattgaatatatatttatagaaatatttataaaaaagttatatttcaaaaatatatttgtgtcAAGATTACTCTTCCTCAATCTTATCATATATAATATTCCTCTAATTTGGGTTATCCCCTCACAAACCAGAGCGAATTTAAGGGGCCAACATTTCATATACCTCAATTGATAagaattgtttacatttttttactATAGCAATGACTAATGTTTCTAGGAAAACCTTAAACAAATACATTTACTCTCTGATCTGCTTTGCAAACACTCTATATTTTTCTGCAAATATTCTACGTCATTGCCTTTTCAGAGCCTTTTCAAGGCATTACTCACTTCATTAACTGAATGCCGGTGCATGGAATGAAATAATGGAGTCACCATGAAAATGCGAACAATAAAGTATTACAAGGTAAGTTGCGCACGCGTGCTCAGCCACCCGCAGGTAATTGTCCAATTTCACCTTTTGATAAGCTTATATACCTTATATACCCCTAAAAAAGGTAAAAGTTTTATTGGCTGGAAAGACAGAACCAGCATCTTAGGTCTCAGTAATTTCCTTTACCTATGAATTTGCTTATCGCGGCTTCTGTTATCAGCCCTCAGCCCAGTCGCGTGTGTGccttctgtatttttttttgttgagtaAATGAGTATGTGCTAATGACTTCAGCCATAGCCGAGGCTCAAGCTCAAGTTGCTACCGACTGGCGATCGGTTTCAGTGTTCGATGCAATCAGCTCACGTCAACACAGCACGCAAAAAATGCAGTCCCCCGCGAGAGTTCCCTTTGTGTTTCTGTGCTTTCTGGTGGCTGGAGTTATGGGTCAGGATGTAAGGCCCGAGTTTCCAGAGTATTTTATGCCACCCACCACACAGGTGCCACCTACGACAATATCAACGGAAGATCCTACAACAATTGCAAATGAGGAAACTACTATTATTGCAACTGAAGAAGCCACAACTATGCCAACGGAAACACCCACAGAGGAACCTGCAACAATTGCAACAACTCCAGCAGAAGTGTCAATAATTTCAACAACGGAACCCACAACGACAAGTTCAACAACAGAACCTACCACTACAAatccaccaacaacaacagcatcgGAAGTTCCTACAACAATTGCAAATGAGGAAACTACTATTATACCAACAACTTCAACAACAGAACCCAGCACGACTGCTCCAACAACGACCACCCAAAGTGAACCCATATATCCCACCTACTTACCACCCTCCACCACCTCGAGGCGTCCTTTTTACCCCAACAACAATCCTTGGAGTTGGGATGAACCCGCAGAGCGCTGCTATCTGAAGGAGCAGCACGAGTACGTGACGAACTGTTGGGGTAAGTAGGAAACAAGGTCATCAATGGGGGAACCCCAACTCATTAGCTGTTTTTTTTACAGGCTTTGGCTGGACATCGGCGTTTACTTGTTATCGCTGCTGCTACTACCCCAATAGCAACTTTGCTGGCTGCAGTAGACTCCATCGGGGACGTTGTTGGTGGTTTGACTAAGGGAAAGCGTAGGGAAAACACATGTACATATAGATTGGAAGCAAATaccattaaaataaagtaataaaCTGTAAAGATAAAAtgtgtaatatatttttgaaaagtatTTCAGaagtaaaaagtttatttaaattctgagaataaaatattaaatgaaaatgattaAAACACATATAAAACTCAtctattttcaattaattgctTCCTGTTAATTTTATCCTTATCTCTTCTTCAAAGTCCTTTCTAATCCAAAGTATAGACATTGCCCAAATTGAGGAAACAGTCCTTGAGATGCTGCTGGCTCTCGCAGAAGTCAGGGAAAGGTGGGGCCAGCACATCGTACATAATCCTGATGAGGTCAATAAACTTGGCCAGGGCCTTGGAGTACTCTCCCGTTTCGTAGAGCCTCTTGGCAGTACGCGTCATCATCTCGGTGTCCTGCATGACCTTGAGTCCCTTAAGGATGTTAGTTATCTCACCGCAGGTCACACACTTCACCATGAAATCGTTGCAGCTGGGCGGCACCTCGATCACCGCAGCACAATTGTTCGGAGCATCGCACCGGAAACGGATCACATCCCTGGGAAGATCCTCGAACCGGGGCCAATTGTCGATGCAGGCA includes:
- the LOC108078041 gene encoding platelet glycoprotein Ib alpha chain gives rise to the protein MTSAIAEAQAQVATDWRSVSVFDAISSRQHSTQKMQSPARVPFVFLCFLVAGVMGQDVRPEFPEYFMPPTTQVPPTTISTEDPTTIANEETTIIATEEATTMPTETPTEEPATIATTPAEVSIISTTEPTTTSSTTEPTTTNPPTTTASEVPTTIANEETTIIPTTSTTEPSTTAPTTTTQSEPIYPTYLPPSTTSRRPFYPNNNPWSWDEPAERCYLKEQHEYVTNCWGFGWTSAFTCYRCCYYPNSNFAGCSRLHRGRCWWFD